Proteins from a genomic interval of Lactococcus protaetiae:
- a CDS encoding epoxyqueuosine reductase QueH, with protein MKNASEILEKMNKNQKVNYDRVFQKVQEDWIEQGIRPQILLHSCCAPCSTYSLEYLTRTADVTIYFANSNIHPASEYERRKIVQQQFIEEFNQRTGNEVKFIAAAYEPNLFIKMIQENHLAGEPEGGKRCTACFQMRLDLVAEKAKELGFDYFGSALTLSPKKNSQLINEIGLDIQKIYSVNYLPSDFKKNNGYKRSIELCKEYDVYRQCYCGCVYAAKAQGVDLKSQNREAIAFINNQKRFDSHI; from the coding sequence ATGAAAAATGCATCAGAAATTTTAGAAAAAATGAATAAAAATCAAAAAGTTAATTATGATAGAGTTTTTCAAAAAGTACAAGAGGATTGGATTGAGCAAGGGATTCGTCCTCAAATTTTGCTGCATAGTTGTTGCGCACCATGTAGCACTTATTCACTTGAATATCTTACTCGTACAGCTGATGTAACGATTTATTTTGCAAATTCAAACATTCATCCCGCTAGTGAATATGAAAGACGAAAAATTGTTCAACAGCAGTTTATTGAAGAGTTCAATCAACGAACAGGTAATGAAGTTAAATTTATTGCCGCTGCTTATGAACCCAATCTTTTCATAAAAATGATACAAGAAAATCATCTTGCTGGTGAACCTGAGGGTGGAAAAAGATGTACGGCTTGTTTTCAAATGAGATTGGATCTTGTGGCTGAGAAAGCTAAGGAACTAGGATTTGACTATTTTGGTAGCGCTCTGACGCTTTCTCCAAAGAAAAATAGCCAACTTATCAATGAGATTGGTCTTGATATTCAGAAAATATATAGTGTAAATTATCTTCCAAGTGATTTTAAGAAAAATAATGGCTATAAACGTTCTATTGAGCTTTGTAAAGAATATGATGTTTATCGTCAATGTTATTGTGGATGTGTTTATGCTGCTAAAGCGCAAGGTGTGGACTTGAAGAGTCAGAATAGGGAAGCTATTGCTTTTATAAATAATCAAAAAAGGTTTGATAGTCATATTTAA
- the spxB gene encoding pyruvate oxidase yields the protein MKNTVKAGVAAVKVLENWGVKNIYGLPGGSINSLMDALLEEKENIHYVQVRHEEVGAMAASMHAKFTGHIGVAFGSAGPGGTHLLNGLYDAREDHVPVLAIIGQFGTSGMNMDTFQEMNEDPIYADVAVYHRVVMTAQSLPHVIDEAIRQAYSQRGVAVVQLPVNLGWEEIPSDSWFDASQVYAQPKLANPDAKQIEKAAEILENAERPLIFAGIGMRGAGDELITLSKKLKAPIMISALAIDIVDHDYEAFLGSAIRVSRKPANEAVANADAVLMLGTNQPFIDVTNMFEHVNHVIQVDIDPAKLGKRQKTELAILADAKKVVHSLNENINEKSETAWWRANIKNVANWKAYTDSLEQDTHSPLNMYQVYHAINKVTTPNALFSTDVGDVTMTSVRHLKMSKGQMWRTSGLFATMGVGLPGAITAKLDYPERQVWSLSGDGAFSMVMQDLVTQVQEKLGILNVVFSNEQFGFIKDEQEATNKGYLGVEFTGIDFAKIAEAMGAKGYTARKVEELDHIFEQALDDIEKNIPVLIDAKITGESPIPAEALKLDSEHFSKEEINKFKTRFHAETLEPFSKYMKEEGISEAGKATAQGGF from the coding sequence ATGAAAAACACCGTAAAAGCAGGCGTTGCTGCAGTTAAAGTTCTTGAAAATTGGGGAGTAAAAAACATCTATGGTCTTCCCGGAGGCTCTATTAACTCTTTGATGGATGCACTTTTAGAAGAAAAAGAAAACATTCATTATGTTCAAGTTCGTCACGAAGAAGTAGGGGCAATGGCAGCAAGTATGCACGCTAAATTCACAGGACATATTGGTGTAGCTTTTGGTTCTGCCGGGCCTGGTGGGACTCACTTGCTCAATGGACTCTATGATGCTAGAGAAGACCATGTCCCAGTCTTAGCTATCATTGGCCAGTTTGGAACAAGTGGGATGAATATGGATACTTTTCAAGAAATGAATGAAGACCCAATTTATGCTGATGTTGCTGTTTATCATCGAGTGGTCATGACTGCTCAATCTTTACCTCATGTGATAGATGAAGCGATTAGACAAGCTTATAGTCAAAGAGGAGTCGCAGTCGTCCAACTTCCAGTTAATCTTGGCTGGGAGGAAATTCCTTCAGACAGTTGGTTTGACGCAAGTCAAGTTTATGCCCAACCAAAACTAGCTAATCCAGACGCAAAACAAATAGAAAAAGCAGCTGAAATTCTAGAAAATGCTGAACGTCCTTTAATCTTTGCAGGGATTGGAATGCGTGGAGCAGGCGATGAATTAATTACTCTATCGAAAAAACTTAAAGCCCCTATCATGATTTCAGCCTTAGCAATAGATATTGTTGACCATGATTACGAAGCATTTTTAGGTTCAGCTATTCGTGTATCAAGAAAGCCAGCAAATGAAGCTGTCGCAAATGCAGATGCTGTTTTAATGCTTGGTACCAACCAACCTTTTATTGATGTGACCAATATGTTTGAACATGTGAATCATGTCATACAAGTTGATATTGACCCAGCAAAACTTGGAAAAAGACAAAAAACAGAATTAGCAATCTTAGCCGATGCCAAAAAGGTTGTTCATTCGCTCAATGAAAATATTAACGAAAAATCAGAAACAGCGTGGTGGCGTGCTAACATAAAAAATGTTGCTAACTGGAAGGCATATACAGATTCTCTTGAGCAAGATACTCATTCTCCGTTAAATATGTATCAAGTTTATCACGCAATTAATAAAGTAACGACTCCCAATGCTTTATTTTCAACTGATGTAGGTGATGTTACAATGACCTCAGTGCGTCACTTGAAGATGAGTAAAGGACAAATGTGGCGTACATCAGGACTTTTTGCAACAATGGGTGTTGGACTTCCGGGAGCTATTACGGCAAAACTAGATTATCCTGAACGACAAGTTTGGTCATTGTCAGGTGATGGTGCATTCTCCATGGTGATGCAAGACCTAGTTACCCAAGTACAAGAAAAGCTAGGAATACTTAATGTTGTCTTTTCAAATGAACAATTTGGTTTTATAAAAGATGAACAAGAAGCTACAAACAAAGGGTATCTTGGTGTTGAATTTACAGGGATCGATTTTGCAAAAATAGCAGAAGCTATGGGAGCTAAAGGATATACTGCTCGAAAAGTTGAAGAGTTAGATCATATTTTTGAACAAGCTTTGGATGATATCGAAAAAAATATTCCTGTATTGATTGATGCGAAAATAACTGGAGAAAGTCCTATTCCTGCTGAAGCTTTAAAATTAGATTCAGAACATTTCTCAAAAGAAGAAATCAATAAATTTAAAACTAGATTTCATGCTGAAACTCTTGAACCGTTTTCTAAATATATGAAAGAAGAAGGAATAAGTGAAGCTGGGAAAGCGACAGCTCAAGGTGGTTTCTAA
- a CDS encoding 2-dehydropantoate 2-reductase encodes MKITIAGAGAMGSRFGLMLHQGGNDVTLVDGWADHVNAIKENGLQANFNGEEIVAHLPIELQSNISSEEKTDLIVLFTKAMQLDKMLQDIKPLIDKHTKVLCLLNGIGHEDIVEKYVPVENIFIGNTIWTAGLEAPGRVKLFGDGSVELQNLAVGQEIAARELAKVLFESGLNAKYSENIRYSIYRKACVNGTVNGLCTILDTNMYGLGITQFAHDMVVTIVNEFAAVAKYEGVDLDISEVVEHVETCFNLDTIGMHYPSMYQDLIKNNRLTEIDYINGAVSRKGIKYHVATPYCDFLTQLIHSKEEILKAK; translated from the coding sequence ATGAAAATTACAATCGCAGGAGCTGGTGCAATGGGGAGTCGCTTCGGTTTAATGCTACATCAAGGCGGCAATGATGTTACTCTAGTTGATGGCTGGGCTGACCATGTGAATGCAATTAAAGAAAATGGCTTACAAGCTAATTTTAATGGGGAAGAGATTGTAGCTCATTTGCCAATAGAACTTCAATCAAATATTTCTTCTGAAGAGAAAACAGACTTAATTGTTTTATTTACTAAAGCGATGCAATTAGATAAAATGCTTCAAGATATCAAACCACTAATTGATAAACACACGAAAGTTTTGTGTTTACTTAATGGGATTGGACATGAAGATATTGTGGAGAAATATGTTCCAGTAGAGAATATTTTCATTGGAAATACAATATGGACTGCAGGATTAGAAGCGCCTGGTAGAGTAAAGTTATTTGGAGATGGCTCAGTCGAGTTACAGAACTTGGCAGTGGGGCAAGAAATTGCTGCTAGAGAACTTGCCAAAGTTTTGTTTGAATCTGGTTTAAATGCTAAATATTCAGAGAATATTCGTTATTCAATTTATCGTAAAGCTTGTGTAAATGGCACAGTGAATGGTCTGTGTACGATTTTAGACACTAATATGTATGGGCTTGGAATTACACAATTTGCTCATGATATGGTTGTTACTATTGTCAATGAATTCGCTGCTGTAGCCAAGTATGAAGGGGTAGATTTAGATATATCTGAGGTTGTTGAGCATGTCGAAACTTGTTTTAATCTCGATACTATCGGCATGCATTATCCCTCAATGTATCAAGATTTAATAAAAAATAATCGTTTAACAGAAATCGATTATATCAATGGTGCAGTATCAAGAAAAGGGATAAAATATCATGTGGCAACACCCTATTGTGATTTTTTGACACAACTGATTCACAGTAAAGAAGAAATCTTAAAAGCAAAATAG